From Pseudobdellovibrio exovorus JSS, a single genomic window includes:
- the secF gene encoding protein translocase subunit SecF — protein sequence MSKNNLQNESFGRFDFVKNIGIFGGLSALFVVASLIYLAVQGITYGIDFKGGTEIQVRFEQSVTIEEVRESVEKLSLGEVSVQAFGDTSEYIIRFIGEQGATDKETNDILNASITKVRETLNTEFADKGVDIRRVDTVGPQVGAELKRNGLLAVFYCLLIILIYISMRFDYKYAPGAVLCLAHDAIITLAIFVAVGKEVNIPILAAILSLIGFSLNDTIVVFDRIRETEGMYKDKGYAFIINKAINDMIGRTLITSGTVFVSALSLYIFAGGVVSDIAFAIAVGIFFGAYSSIYVAAPLIVVMEKMKNPARAV from the coding sequence ATGTCTAAGAATAATTTACAGAACGAATCTTTTGGACGTTTTGATTTCGTAAAAAATATTGGAATTTTCGGAGGCCTATCTGCACTATTTGTAGTGGCTTCTTTAATCTACCTTGCAGTACAGGGCATTACCTACGGTATCGACTTTAAAGGTGGAACCGAGATTCAAGTGCGCTTTGAACAAAGTGTAACTATTGAAGAAGTACGTGAAAGCGTAGAAAAATTAAGTTTAGGTGAAGTGTCGGTTCAAGCTTTCGGTGATACAAGCGAATACATTATTCGTTTCATCGGTGAGCAAGGAGCTACAGATAAAGAAACGAATGATATCTTGAATGCCTCTATCACGAAAGTGCGTGAGACTTTAAACACTGAATTCGCAGACAAGGGCGTTGATATTCGCCGTGTGGATACAGTTGGTCCTCAAGTTGGTGCTGAATTGAAGCGTAATGGATTGTTAGCTGTATTTTACTGCTTACTGATCATCTTGATCTATATTTCTATGCGTTTCGATTACAAATATGCCCCAGGTGCAGTACTTTGCTTGGCCCATGATGCGATCATCACGTTAGCTATCTTTGTGGCAGTTGGAAAAGAAGTAAACATTCCAATCCTTGCGGCCATTCTGTCACTTATCGGTTTCTCGTTGAATGACACGATTGTCGTTTTTGACCGTATTCGTGAAACAGAGGGAATGTATAAAGACAAAGGCTATGCGTTTATTATCAACAAGGCGATCAACGATATGATCGGTCGTACGTTGATCACTTCAGGTACAGTTTTCGTTTCAGCGTTAAGTTTATACATCTTTGCTGGCGGAGTTGTTTCTGACATCGCGTTTGCTATTGCAGTTGGTATTTTCTTCGGTGCGTACTCATCTATTTACGTAGCGGCTCCATTGATCGTGGTCATGGAGAAAATGAAGAATCCTGCACGAGCAGTTTAA
- a CDS encoding S8 family serine peptidase: MLKLTLLFILQMVLGFSVNSWGAPNTAASTVNGDPSLVSQAWYIERIELPRAWRTVRETPDVPVGVIDMDFDLSHEELKEAFDDRYSLDFSGKNFSEISLDAKYSQHGTLVSAIIGANGVNAVGITGISQRARMIAINVAPVGKAIDIEEVMRYTIDSGAKVINCSFGYVSIKPDLMEKLRRALRYAQEKDVLIVAAAGNYGRDNDKEPFYPSSFSVEFPNVISVGATAEDDSHFYASSYGKKHVDIFAPGRNIIVPADATRYVLSSGTSEAAPIVSGVASLMRQINPRLSAAQVKKILMQTSDKKEQLRAISVSGGRVNAARAVEAAEVAR, from the coding sequence ATGCTAAAGTTAACTTTACTGTTTATTCTACAAATGGTTCTGGGGTTCTCGGTAAATTCTTGGGGAGCGCCAAACACAGCGGCGTCCACTGTTAACGGCGATCCTAGTTTAGTGTCACAAGCATGGTACATAGAGCGTATTGAACTTCCGAGGGCGTGGAGGACTGTGCGCGAGACTCCAGATGTTCCTGTGGGTGTTATTGATATGGACTTTGATTTAAGTCATGAAGAGCTCAAGGAAGCTTTTGATGATCGGTACTCACTTGATTTTTCTGGAAAGAATTTTTCTGAAATAAGTTTGGATGCTAAATACAGTCAACATGGAACTTTAGTGTCAGCTATTATTGGAGCCAATGGTGTTAATGCCGTGGGAATTACGGGAATTAGCCAGCGTGCGCGCATGATTGCTATAAACGTGGCTCCGGTCGGTAAAGCCATAGATATTGAAGAAGTGATGCGCTATACGATTGATTCGGGAGCTAAGGTGATCAACTGTAGCTTTGGTTATGTTTCTATTAAGCCAGACCTTATGGAAAAGCTGCGAAGAGCTCTTCGTTATGCTCAGGAAAAAGATGTTTTGATCGTTGCAGCGGCGGGTAATTACGGACGTGATAATGATAAAGAGCCATTTTATCCTTCCTCTTTTTCAGTTGAATTTCCCAATGTCATTTCTGTTGGAGCAACAGCGGAAGATGACAGTCATTTCTATGCCAGCAGTTACGGGAAAAAACATGTCGACATTTTTGCTCCCGGTAGAAATATTATCGTTCCTGCGGACGCCACACGATATGTTCTTTCTAGTGGAACATCGGAAGCCGCGCCGATAGTTTCAGGCGTGGCTTCACTGATGCGTCAGATTAATCCGCGTTTAAGTGCGGCTCAGGTAAAAAAAATATTGATGCAGACTTCTGATAAAAAAGAACAGTTGCGTGCTATCTCTGTATCTGGTGGGCGAGTGAACGCGGCTCGTGCTGTTGAGGCCGCTGAAGTGGCGCGATAA
- the secD gene encoding protein translocase subunit SecD has product MEGLRARTWLAVIGLAAAISFVVPNFVDTSNISWWPARKINFGLDIQGGLHLVMGADVGGVIATSIHRQTEALKVEFAKEGIPVKSYDTANGRNGEFVIHVASAADAQRVVAHIQKSYGTVLQVISSDADSVEIKYFDAYLSEQKQNVISQAIETIRNRIDEFGVAEPSITQQGADRILVQLPGMADAERAKQLINTTAKLDFMIVSYEKSPEELRVLIEQAEKAGNYSMETLKYSDYVTRLNQDLAGKLPAKTVVYFEKSENARSLEVGSIPYLLRTDTDLSGDVLDNAAVAFGQFGEPEVSLRFNPLGANKFADLTGNHINQQMAVVLDRVVKTAPKINAKIPNGQAVITLGSVGNREDQMNEAKLIATALRAGALPASLEQLEERRVGPSLGLDALEQAKMGSYVGAILVMIFMVVYYKGMGVISTIGMAINIFSMFALLGSLGATLTLPGIAGMALTVGFAVDANVLINERMKEELAKGASLQSAVREGYNKAMSAILDSNITVSATALILLYFGTGPVRGFAVTLLVGIVTTLFGNVFVSKVMVDNLVYRFGLKKLSV; this is encoded by the coding sequence ATGGAAGGCCTACGTGCAAGAACGTGGTTAGCCGTAATTGGTTTAGCCGCTGCTATTTCTTTTGTAGTTCCCAACTTCGTCGACACAAGCAACATTAGCTGGTGGCCGGCGCGAAAAATCAATTTCGGTCTTGATATTCAGGGTGGTCTTCACCTTGTCATGGGTGCCGATGTTGGTGGAGTTATTGCAACTTCAATTCACCGTCAAACAGAAGCTTTAAAAGTGGAATTCGCTAAAGAAGGCATTCCCGTTAAGTCTTACGATACAGCTAATGGCCGCAATGGTGAGTTTGTAATTCACGTGGCTTCGGCTGCTGATGCGCAACGAGTGGTAGCTCATATCCAAAAAAGCTACGGCACAGTATTGCAGGTGATTTCGTCTGATGCTGATTCTGTGGAAATTAAATATTTTGATGCTTACTTGTCTGAGCAGAAGCAAAACGTAATTTCTCAAGCGATCGAAACGATTCGTAATCGTATCGATGAGTTCGGTGTGGCCGAGCCATCAATTACGCAGCAAGGTGCAGATCGTATCCTTGTTCAATTGCCGGGTATGGCTGATGCTGAAAGAGCAAAACAGTTAATCAATACAACAGCTAAATTAGACTTCATGATTGTTTCCTACGAAAAAAGTCCTGAAGAATTAAGAGTGTTGATTGAGCAAGCTGAAAAAGCTGGAAACTATTCAATGGAGACATTGAAGTACTCAGATTATGTAACTCGCCTGAATCAAGATTTAGCTGGTAAATTACCTGCTAAAACAGTTGTATATTTTGAAAAAAGTGAAAATGCACGTTCTTTAGAAGTGGGATCTATTCCTTACTTATTAAGAACAGATACAGATCTTTCTGGTGATGTTTTGGATAATGCAGCCGTTGCCTTTGGTCAATTCGGTGAACCAGAAGTTTCTTTACGTTTTAACCCATTGGGTGCGAATAAGTTTGCGGACTTAACGGGTAATCACATCAATCAACAGATGGCAGTAGTTTTAGATAGAGTTGTAAAAACAGCGCCTAAAATCAATGCGAAGATTCCAAACGGACAAGCGGTTATTACATTAGGTTCAGTTGGCAATCGTGAAGACCAAATGAACGAAGCAAAATTGATTGCGACAGCATTAAGAGCCGGTGCATTACCAGCGAGCTTAGAGCAATTAGAAGAGCGTCGTGTTGGTCCTTCATTAGGTTTAGATGCTTTGGAACAAGCTAAAATGGGTTCATACGTAGGTGCAATCTTAGTTATGATCTTTATGGTGGTTTACTATAAAGGTATGGGTGTGATTTCTACTATTGGTATGGCGATCAATATCTTCTCGATGTTTGCTTTGCTGGGATCTTTAGGGGCCACTTTAACTTTACCAGGTATTGCAGGTATGGCCTTAACTGTGGGATTTGCCGTTGATGCCAACGTACTTATTAATGAGCGGATGAAGGAAGAGCTTGCTAAAGGGGCGTCGTTACAATCGGCAGTCCGTGAAGGTTATAACAAAGCCATGTCGGCAATTTTAGACTCTAACATAACTGTTTCTGCTACAGCTTTAATCTTGTTGTACTTTGGAACAGGGCCAGTAAGAGGTTTTGCTGTTACGTTGCTAGTGGGTATCGTGACGACATTATTTGGTAACGTATTTGTTTCAAAAGTTATGGTTGATAATTTGGTCTACCGTTTTGGTTTGAAGAAACTATCGGTATAG
- the tgt gene encoding tRNA guanosine(34) transglycosylase Tgt encodes MSTAQPVLKLGEFKLHKKSGKARRATFMTAHGSFETPTFMAVGTKATVKAMTPEELKDCGTQVVLGNTYHLHLRPGEKLIKKMGGLHKFMNWNGPILTDSGGFQVFSLSGLRKMSEEGVEFSSHLDGAKYFISPEKSMEIQMDLGSDIIMAFDECLQYPATNDEIKRSMDLTHRWLLRSHKAMTRDQSLLFGIVQGGLSLEHRKYSLQQVTSVDLPGYALGGFSVGEPIHLMHELLPDIAPLMPENKPRYLMGVGTPLDLIISIDAGVDMFDCVLPTRVARNGTLYTWQGRMSIKRQEYKEDAGPLDPECDCYTCKNYSRAYLRHLFLSGEILGSRLNTIHNLHFYMTVMAKARKALEEDRWESFRDDCLTRFVRSDKQS; translated from the coding sequence ATGTCTACAGCACAACCCGTTTTAAAACTAGGCGAATTTAAGCTACACAAAAAATCTGGCAAAGCCCGTCGTGCGACGTTTATGACGGCCCATGGTAGTTTTGAAACTCCGACTTTTATGGCGGTTGGCACTAAAGCGACAGTGAAAGCTATGACACCAGAAGAGCTTAAGGACTGTGGGACGCAAGTTGTTTTGGGAAATACCTATCATTTACATTTACGCCCAGGTGAAAAGCTGATCAAAAAAATGGGTGGCCTTCATAAATTCATGAATTGGAATGGTCCGATTCTTACGGACTCAGGAGGCTTTCAGGTTTTCTCTTTATCAGGCCTTCGAAAAATGTCTGAAGAAGGGGTCGAGTTCAGTTCGCATTTGGACGGAGCCAAGTATTTTATCTCTCCAGAAAAAAGTATGGAGATTCAAATGGATCTTGGATCAGATATCATTATGGCCTTTGATGAGTGCTTACAATATCCTGCAACGAATGACGAGATTAAGCGTTCAATGGATCTGACTCATCGTTGGCTCCTGCGTTCGCATAAAGCCATGACCCGTGACCAGAGTTTATTGTTTGGAATTGTTCAAGGTGGATTGAGCCTTGAGCATCGTAAGTATTCCTTGCAGCAAGTAACCAGTGTGGATTTGCCGGGTTATGCTTTGGGGGGATTTTCGGTTGGTGAGCCCATTCATCTGATGCACGAGTTATTGCCTGATATCGCGCCATTAATGCCTGAAAATAAGCCACGTTATCTGATGGGTGTGGGAACGCCATTGGACCTTATTATTTCCATAGATGCCGGTGTGGACATGTTCGACTGCGTTTTGCCGACTCGTGTGGCACGTAATGGAACCTTGTACACATGGCAGGGGCGAATGAGCATCAAACGTCAGGAATATAAAGAAGACGCAGGCCCATTAGATCCAGAATGTGATTGTTATACGTGCAAAAACTATTCGCGGGCTTACCTGCGCCATTTGTTTTTAAGTGGTGAAATATTAGGCTCACGCCTGAATACAATTCATAATTTGCATTTCTACATGACTGTCATGGCGAAGGCACGTAAGGCCCTTGAGGAAGATCGTTGGGAAAGCTTCCGCGATGATTGCCTAACGCGTTTTGTAAGATCCGACAAACAATCCTAG
- a CDS encoding YihY/virulence factor BrkB family protein: MIKISKAVSGAVSGFIDRFEQFVSKISQDDVFTQAAALAYYTTLSMAPLIILLITFLSALNVDIQVQLLAQVRDLIGPEAALVLESILGSVNRHPDLSMAAGWIGFAILAISASVVFAQLQNALNVIFMVEGDKTLQKVQAQYIQSTHPVVGFILRRLLSVGMLLAFMFIAIVSLLASASVSYLISQYDFLGLKFVNEVASFFVFTVLFALIYKWMPDRKVKNANCILAGAITSFLFVVGKAAIGTYLGQTAIGSAYGAAGSLIVMLAWIYYSTVVFFVGAEISAMFLIRKRWV, translated from the coding sequence TTGATAAAAATATCAAAAGCTGTATCAGGGGCTGTATCAGGTTTTATTGATCGCTTCGAACAATTCGTAAGTAAAATATCTCAGGACGATGTCTTCACGCAGGCCGCTGCATTAGCTTACTATACGACTTTATCGATGGCTCCACTGATAATTTTATTGATTACATTTTTATCGGCCCTCAATGTGGATATACAAGTTCAACTCTTAGCTCAAGTGCGTGATCTTATTGGCCCTGAGGCCGCGTTGGTGTTGGAATCAATTTTAGGCAGCGTCAATCGTCATCCTGATTTAAGCATGGCCGCTGGATGGATTGGATTTGCGATTCTTGCGATATCAGCCAGTGTGGTTTTTGCTCAACTACAAAATGCTTTAAATGTTATTTTTATGGTGGAAGGGGATAAAACTTTACAGAAAGTACAAGCGCAGTACATTCAATCCACACATCCTGTGGTGGGTTTTATTTTGCGCCGACTCCTGTCCGTAGGCATGCTGCTGGCCTTTATGTTTATTGCTATTGTGTCACTACTAGCATCAGCCAGCGTTTCTTATTTAATCAGTCAGTATGATTTTTTGGGTTTGAAGTTTGTTAATGAGGTAGCGAGCTTTTTTGTTTTTACCGTTTTGTTTGCTTTAATATATAAGTGGATGCCAGATCGTAAGGTGAAAAATGCTAATTGCATCTTGGCTGGCGCGATCACTTCATTTTTGTTTGTTGTGGGAAAGGCTGCGATAGGAACATATCTCGGGCAAACAGCTATCGGTTCGGCCTATGGTGCCGCAGGATCTTTAATCGTGATGTTGGCATGGATCTATTATTCTACTGTGGTATTTTTTGTTGGGGCCGAGATTTCGGCCATGTTTTTGATTAGAAAGCGATGGGTGTAA
- a CDS encoding putative Na+/H+ antiporter has product MEMTTLGTVATICFFCALVQSLFSGFILKLSDDLKSKRPYVSRFLHFAGEPEIVFGMWAAAFLAVLMLVSGFEAGLKWVDERNFSEVAFVVVIMVLASTRPITEFAEKIIGSIAKLLPLSKPEAMYIAVLIIGPLLGSLITEPAAMTISALLLKRRVFDPLGKGVASKFFYITLATLFVNISVGGALTHFAAPPVLMVARIWDWDTPFMFMTFGWKAVIAVVINTIIAFMLNRETLKTIKPPVRDPNDIPLRTPFWITAVHLAFMVLCVMSVHHPTFVIGLFMFFLGFYDITRDKQSEVRIEESMLVGFFLAGLVTLTAKQGWWLKPILQSIENLALYVGTLILSPITDNAAMTSLAAQVSGLSDQSKYLIVAAAIVGGGMTIIANAPNPAGLSLLKDHMPGKSLSAGKLLMGALTPTIITALLFWFL; this is encoded by the coding sequence ATGGAAATGACGACATTAGGTACAGTAGCCACAATTTGCTTCTTTTGCGCGCTAGTGCAATCACTCTTTTCGGGATTCATTTTAAAATTATCTGATGATTTAAAGAGCAAAAGACCTTATGTGTCGAGATTTTTGCACTTTGCTGGTGAACCAGAAATCGTTTTTGGTATGTGGGCCGCAGCATTTCTTGCTGTCTTGATGCTCGTCTCGGGATTTGAAGCGGGATTGAAGTGGGTTGATGAACGCAACTTCTCTGAAGTGGCTTTCGTTGTGGTTATCATGGTTTTGGCTTCTACAAGACCGATTACAGAGTTTGCAGAAAAAATCATTGGCAGTATTGCAAAGCTACTTCCTTTAAGTAAGCCCGAGGCTATGTACATTGCAGTTTTAATTATTGGTCCCTTATTAGGTTCTTTAATTACAGAACCTGCAGCGATGACGATCTCGGCATTGCTATTAAAGCGTCGTGTATTTGATCCTTTGGGTAAAGGTGTAGCTTCAAAGTTTTTCTACATCACATTGGCCACATTATTCGTCAACATCTCTGTGGGTGGTGCATTAACTCACTTTGCGGCTCCGCCGGTTCTGATGGTAGCTCGTATCTGGGATTGGGATACGCCATTTATGTTTATGACATTTGGATGGAAAGCGGTCATTGCAGTTGTCATTAATACGATTATTGCGTTCATGCTAAATCGTGAAACTCTGAAAACGATCAAGCCTCCGGTGCGTGATCCAAATGATATACCATTAAGAACTCCGTTTTGGATTACGGCTGTGCATTTAGCCTTCATGGTTCTGTGTGTGATGAGCGTACATCATCCTACATTTGTTATCGGTCTATTCATGTTCTTCCTTGGTTTTTACGATATCACTCGTGATAAGCAATCAGAAGTTCGTATCGAAGAAAGTATGCTGGTGGGTTTCTTCTTAGCCGGTTTGGTGACGTTAACCGCGAAGCAGGGTTGGTGGTTAAAACCCATTTTACAATCTATTGAAAATCTAGCGTTGTATGTCGGTACGCTGATTCTAAGTCCGATCACAGATAATGCGGCGATGACATCTTTGGCTGCGCAGGTTTCCGGATTATCTGATCAGTCGAAGTATTTGATTGTAGCAGCTGCTATCGTGGGTGGTGGTATGACGATCATCGCGAACGCGCCGAATCCTGCAGGTCTATCTTTATTGAAAGATCACATGCCAGGTAAAAGCTTAAGCGCGGGTAAACTATTAATGGGAGCATTGACTCCTACAATTATCACTGCACTTTTATTCTGGTTTCTGTAA
- a CDS encoding DUF748 domain-containing protein, with amino-acid sequence MGNWLKGIQKKIVKMPLWILITLVVLFVIRMILPSICLFFINYTLENKLGTYKGHLDDFDLSLYRGAYQLQGLTIEKRESAVEPLLKVKEVDLSLAWRALLKKNISADVTIDGLVLRLADSSDEKAKQTGADEPKKNWEEVGGVLVPVAIETLKIHDSAIYFTNRDLKAPLPVSLEKIEIEAKDLRSRSEGKMSPLKASAILQKHADLKISGSLDLLANPLRFDLDGQIEKFKPNTVNSLLRLYIPVDVTEGELSAYSEVAAKDGVVWGYAKLIFNDGDIISLGQNYIGVKHFFVEIGTAFANWFLQNNDNKNMATIIPFVYENGNFNVDTSEILNSALRNRNEKIKPRIDDIISLEGQEPITDPKRILNPNQNLEDVLTSRAGVPSAGKETKENNKKKNDSKK; translated from the coding sequence ATGGGAAATTGGCTTAAGGGAATTCAGAAAAAAATTGTTAAAATGCCTTTGTGGATACTGATTACTTTGGTCGTGCTATTTGTTATACGCATGATCTTGCCTTCAATTTGCCTGTTTTTTATAAATTATACTTTAGAAAACAAATTAGGGACTTACAAAGGTCACCTAGATGATTTTGATTTAAGCTTGTATCGTGGAGCTTATCAATTACAAGGCCTCACCATTGAAAAAAGAGAAAGTGCTGTGGAGCCTCTTCTAAAAGTCAAAGAGGTAGATTTATCACTTGCATGGCGCGCACTTCTTAAAAAAAATATATCGGCTGACGTAACTATCGATGGCTTAGTTTTAAGACTCGCTGATAGTTCTGATGAAAAAGCTAAACAGACGGGTGCCGATGAGCCCAAGAAAAATTGGGAAGAAGTCGGCGGCGTCTTAGTCCCTGTTGCTATTGAGACATTAAAAATTCACGACAGTGCGATCTATTTCACCAATAGAGACTTGAAAGCACCGCTCCCTGTATCGCTAGAAAAAATTGAAATTGAAGCGAAAGATTTACGCTCGCGCTCGGAAGGAAAGATGAGTCCTCTGAAAGCGAGTGCTATTTTACAAAAACATGCTGACTTAAAGATCAGTGGTTCTTTGGATCTTTTGGCAAATCCTCTGCGTTTTGATCTAGATGGCCAAATTGAAAAGTTTAAGCCGAATACTGTGAACAGTCTTCTGCGATTGTATATTCCTGTAGATGTCACAGAGGGAGAGCTAAGTGCTTACAGTGAAGTGGCCGCGAAAGATGGAGTTGTGTGGGGGTATGCGAAGTTAATTTTTAATGATGGCGATATTATTTCTTTAGGACAAAACTATATAGGGGTGAAGCATTTCTTTGTGGAAATTGGGACAGCTTTTGCGAATTGGTTTTTGCAAAACAATGACAATAAGAATATGGCGACAATAATTCCATTTGTTTATGAAAATGGAAATTTTAATGTAGATACGTCTGAAATTTTGAATTCTGCCCTTCGAAATCGTAATGAAAAAATTAAACCAAGGATAGATGATATCATTTCATTGGAAGGACAAGAACCAATCACAGATCCAAAGCGGATTTTGAATCCCAATCAAAATTTAGAAGATGTACTCACGAGTCGAGCGGGTGTTCCATCAGCGGGAAAAGAGACTAAAGAAAATAATAAAAAGAAAAATGATTCAAAAAAATAA
- a CDS encoding S-adenosylmethionine:tRNA ribosyltransferase-isomerase, whose product MKLADLQFDFPEELIATSPVRPTRVMWVEPSQVPVEITIPELLQKIPAGDVLVVNNTKVLKRRVFSEENIEILFLDRVEQKANSNLWKVLFPSKKYKIGDELKLPQGFTMKLVEKGRPQIVEVFPAISDLDFATIAELPLPPYIQKARQERHNVEADESWYQTAWASQAGSMAAPTASLHFNRQDLQSLASRGVHVIELTLHVGLGTFLPVTAEDLSQHQMHSEQYEISEDSWLKIQKAKQESSKVWALGTTTTRVLESVSRTGVLAGSTDILLQEGSEFQIVDRLLTNFHQPESTLLALVAGFSSLDRVKESYKWAIQHKFRLFSYGDLSVWLK is encoded by the coding sequence ATGAAGTTAGCTGATCTACAGTTTGATTTTCCTGAAGAGTTGATTGCCACATCTCCGGTAAGACCGACACGAGTTATGTGGGTCGAACCATCACAAGTTCCTGTTGAAATAACGATACCTGAACTGCTGCAAAAAATACCAGCAGGTGATGTTTTGGTTGTGAATAATACGAAAGTGCTTAAGCGCCGAGTTTTTTCAGAAGAAAATATAGAAATACTGTTTTTGGATCGGGTTGAGCAAAAAGCCAATAGCAATTTATGGAAAGTTTTATTCCCTTCGAAGAAATATAAAATAGGTGACGAGTTAAAACTGCCTCAGGGATTTACGATGAAGCTTGTCGAAAAAGGTCGACCGCAAATTGTCGAAGTTTTTCCGGCTATCTCTGATTTGGATTTCGCTACAATCGCTGAGCTTCCTCTGCCTCCTTATATTCAAAAAGCCCGACAAGAGCGTCATAATGTAGAAGCGGATGAAAGCTGGTATCAGACGGCTTGGGCCAGCCAAGCGGGTAGTATGGCTGCTCCGACGGCAAGTCTCCATTTTAATCGTCAAGACTTACAATCACTTGCTAGTAGAGGCGTCCACGTTATTGAACTCACTTTACATGTGGGATTAGGAACTTTTTTGCCTGTCACAGCTGAGGATTTAAGTCAGCATCAAATGCATTCTGAACAGTACGAAATTTCGGAAGACTCATGGTTGAAAATTCAAAAAGCAAAACAAGAAAGCTCTAAGGTTTGGGCTTTGGGTACAACGACAACACGAGTATTAGAGTCTGTATCCCGCACAGGAGTTTTAGCGGGAAGCACGGATATTCTTTTACAAGAGGGCAGTGAGTTTCAAATTGTGGATCGCCTACTGACAAACTTTCATCAGCCGGAGTCCACATTACTGGCCTTAGTTGCTGGTTTTTCTAGCTTAGATCGCGTTAAGGAAAGTTATAAATGGGCTATTCAGCATAAATTTCGATTATTTAGTTATGGTGACTTATCGGTCTGGCTCAAGTAA
- a CDS encoding HPP family protein, whose product MSSNLVSISEERDIDTAESLMKVNRIRHLPVVNQNNELSGILSAKDVVKVKDKKQAIKSVMTAPVKVVRKDSNIKSVIELMLRNKISSILVADSEDIVGIVTTDDLLRLLTQVLTDSDDLENTDIGSFFDESWKSYN is encoded by the coding sequence ATGTCATCTAACTTGGTTTCAATTTCTGAAGAAAGGGATATTGATACGGCAGAAAGTTTGATGAAGGTGAATCGTATTCGCCACCTTCCTGTTGTAAATCAGAACAATGAACTTTCAGGGATTCTTTCCGCGAAAGATGTCGTTAAAGTAAAAGATAAAAAGCAAGCGATTAAATCTGTTATGACGGCGCCAGTGAAAGTCGTTCGTAAAGATAGCAATATCAAATCAGTTATCGAATTGATGTTAAGAAACAAAATCAGTTCAATTCTAGTTGCTGACTCAGAGGATATTGTGGGTATTGTAACAACCGATGACTTGCTCAGACTTCTGACTCAAGTATTAACGGACAGTGATGATTTAGAAAATACGGATATCGGTTCGTTCTTTGATGAGTCATGGAAGAGCTATAACTAA
- the yajC gene encoding preprotein translocase subunit YajC has protein sequence MLNLFFTSLTAFAQAADAAATAQQPPVWMQFVPFIIIIGVFYIFLIRPQARRQKETQAFLSALKTGDQVITQSGILGRVSGLNEQVVTLEIAPEVQIKVLRSQVLMSQSVLQAKKEGK, from the coding sequence ATGTTGAATTTGTTTTTTACTTCTTTAACAGCTTTTGCTCAAGCTGCTGACGCAGCTGCTACGGCTCAACAACCACCAGTATGGATGCAGTTTGTTCCATTCATCATCATCATTGGTGTGTTCTACATTTTTCTTATTCGTCCTCAAGCAAGAAGACAAAAAGAAACACAGGCTTTCTTGTCAGCTCTAAAAACGGGTGACCAAGTTATTACTCAATCAGGTATCTTGGGAAGAGTCAGTGGATTAAATGAACAAGTTGTCACTCTTGAGATTGCTCCAGAAGTGCAAATCAAAGTATTGCGCTCTCAGGTTTTGATGTCTCAATCTGTATTGCAAGCTAAGAAAGAAGGAAAATAA